The proteins below are encoded in one region of Anoplopoma fimbria isolate UVic2021 breed Golden Eagle Sablefish chromosome 19, Afim_UVic_2022, whole genome shotgun sequence:
- the lysmd4 gene encoding lysM and putative peptidoglycan-binding domain-containing protein 4 yields the protein MRRGEHISQAFQAPVDVHASADGQVYMFNRRPNESTASSDDEELNVMEMRPWVFQDQEQDRLRNIQLLEREVLDGDNLNKLALQYGCKVADIKRVNNLMQEQDLFALKSIKIPVQKHSFLTDMYANPSDPQEEMPHPSTTLVKPPDRDRAVPHLQEVTDFLMEVDHDIEKLIQTTNEQDDVFLDNSGKQHRFGFRGQRLTSHGADWGIQWWNAVVAMLLIGIVLPLFYVIYFKTKDNGEVSDSGALQLSTTSSNSSGTGLDTKGLEHFQEPG from the exons ATGCGGCGGGGGGAGCACATCTCACAGGCTTTCCAGGCCCCGGTGGACGTCCACGCCAGTGCAGATGGCCAGGTTTACATGTTCAATAGGAGGCCCAATGAGTCTACTGCATCCTCAGATGACGAGGAGCTCAATGTCATGGAGATGAGGCCGTGGGTTTTCCAAGATCAGGAGCAGGACAGACTGAGGAACATCCAGCTGCTGGAGCGTGAGGTGCTAGACGGCGACAACCTCAACAAGCTTGCACTGCAATACGGCTGCAAG GTGGCAGATATAAAGCGGGTGAACAACCTGATGCAAGAACAAGATTTATTCGCGTTGAAATCTATCAAAATACCTGTTCAGAAACACAGCTTTTTAACGGACATGTACGCAAACCCAAGCGACCCTCAAGAAGAAATGCCACATCCATCCACCACACTAGTGAAGCCTCCGGACCGAGACAGAGCCGTACCACATCTGCAGGAGGTCACAGACTTTCTGATGGAGGTGGACCACGATATCGAGAAACTGATTCAGACCACGAACGAACAAGATGACGTCTTCTTGGATAACTCGGGGAAACAGCATAGGTTTGGTTTCAGAGGGCAGCGCCTGACCAGTCACGGTGCAGACTGGGGCATCCAGTGGTGGAACGCCGTTGTTGCCATGCTCCTGATAGGCATCGTCCTGCCATTATTTTACGTTATTTATTTCAAGACAAAAGATAATGGAGAAGTTAGTGATAGTGGTGCTTTACAGTTATCCACCACCTCTTCAAACTCCTCGGGGACAGGCCTTGATACAAAAGGACTGGAGCATTTTCAAGAACCAGGCTAG